From Nitrospinota bacterium:
TCTGTTATATTTTTCTACCGGTTTTCCCTGAAGTTTACAGGTAGACCATTAATCGCTTTTTTGGCTGCCTTTTTACTGGCTTCGTCCATTCCTGCCTTGATTTATTTTCGCACCGCACGGTACGTTGGCACCCCCATTTTGCTCACTGTTTTGCTATTAAATTTCTATATAGACATATACAAAAAGGAAAAATGGAACCCTTTTCCACTTACAGCAGTTTCCATAATTTTTTTTCATACTATGTATGTGGAGTTCGCAGGGATGATCGCAGGGATATTGATTCATTATTTTATACACATAAGGGAAACACTTCCTGAAAACCGGATCCGGGCCGCCTGGGCAGCTGGAATCACAGGGGTATTCTGCATCCCATGGTTAATTTTTATTTCTCCCATGTTCACGCTTGTCTCACAACATCTGGCTTCCACCAGCACACTCATTGATCCTACATTGCAAGGGTTTCCAAAAAGGCTTTTTGGTTTTCTGTTTCAGGTCAACAATTATATTTTCCCATTTATTTTACTTCCCTTGTTATTTTTTAAACAGATGCGAGGTTACGCCAAACAAATCAGTCTGCTTATAACTTGCAGCATGACCATGCTACTCACAGCACTGCCCCACTCCATGCCTCTCCAGCAATACATAATTTCCAGCTTCCCCTTGCTCTTTCTGCTACTGGCCATTATTTTGGCAAATATACTTCCCAAAAATCCTTTAATGCAAAGCTGTGTGGCAACACTTCTCATCACCACAAATATTCTTCACGTTGGGCCGCTCTTGCCATTAAAGTCACTTGTTAAAAATAATTCAGAATGGTTTCAGAGCAGCCCGTATCTGGAAAATGCCTATGCCAGCTTCATACGAGAGGTCAATTTCAAATCTGTGTATTTCGATTATTTATACGAAATCAGCCATGTTTACCAAGGACCTCTTGATGCAGTGGTAAGGTTTTTAAAAACACACGGGAACCCCGGTGACACCTGTTATATAGATAGTGAATTCGAGTCAGTGGCTTTTTACACAGGAATGAGAATGATCCAGAACGAAGAACTCAATACTCTTCAACCACCTGGCTGGATCGTGCTAAGAGGAAAAGATAGACCTTTCCAGGAATCAGGAGATATAGATTCCGCATCAAGAAAAGTCAAAGAAGTTCTTCTGGCTAACAACTATAGCAGGATGGAGTTGGATGCTCCAGCCATATGGGTCAACAACACCTACGACATTCAAATACACGAGTTCCGCTCACCTTCATCCCGCGAAAAAGTTGTCATTTACAAAAAGGTCAAATCGAAAACTTGATTCATTCACCTGCTTGTTTGCGGAACAATAAGCAGTCAATACCAATTAATGCGTAAGGAATTACAATGGGGAACAAACTATGCAGCATGCGACCCGCATTTGAACTTAGAACAGTGAAACCAAATGCTATGGGAATTGTCCATAATAAAAAACGCGGGATCTGATAATGAGTTTCTATCTTACTAAATTCAAGCCATGCGCCCCAAAAAGCGATCAACCAGAATACGGTGAAAGGTGAAAAGAGATCATGCCAACCTGTTAAAGTGAAATAACTTTGAGACAGGTTATCCAGTCCTGAAAAAAAATGATTAGCGACGGTTGTCAGGAGCGTATTTTCTGAACTTCCCACATTTGGCAAATCAGCCGAGATCATGCTCCTCATCCAAAATAGGACGACAAAAGATACTGACAATGAAAGAAGGATTAATTTTCGATTCATTTCCTTCACGAAGAATGGAAGAAACAAAAAAGGCATCGTAGTCTCTTTGGTAAGAATTAAAACTGGCGCCAACAAGCTGAACAACACTGATCTTTGGGTCAAACACAAATAGACGATAACAATGATTGCGAGATAATATAACGAATCCACCATCGGACCACCTGTCGAGAGAATTGTAATCCGGCTGCCCAAAAATACAAACACTCCCAGCAAAGCCATCTCAGGCTTAAACTTCAACTCAAGAAGAAAGAAGTACAAACACAAACCTGCCAAACTGGTTATCACGTAATTAACCAGATAAAAACTGAGCGCATCAATAGCAGGCAATTTCTCAACCGGCACCAGGGGTTGAATTATATCTCTAACAACGTCTGCAAGAAAAGGAATGATGATACGGTATCTATGAATTGTGGCAACGCCAGCTTCTCCATTTGACATAGCAAGGTAACTTGCCGAGTCACTCAACCCTTTAGGGTCGGTCCAGTCAAAATGCAGAAACTGCTGGAAACTAACGCCATAGTTAAAACCTAGAATGATGAAAATTACCAGGAGAATTTGGGCGTTTTTTTCAGTACTTTTCATTATTTGCTTCTCTTATCCTTGAAAAGCTTCTTGAGCCTCATTGTAAAACTGTTCCCGGCAACCTTTATGACGGGATGAAAAATGGAAGACCTGTAGTTGTTTGACGCCCGCCTCACGTGCCAGAAACCCAGCTTGACGGGATGTGAGATGGCAACGCTGCCTCCCCCGTTCTTCCTCATCGGCTAGAAAGGGTGATTCACAAAAGAAAATATCTGCGGAATCCACCAATTCGACTATTTTCTTTTTATTACGGTCGTTAAATACTGTATCCACCACATAGCCGATTTTTTGTCCCGGGAAAACCTCTATCAAATCGTTCTTGAGCTGACCCAATGGAATATTTTCTGTGCGGGCACACTCTTTTCCTTTAAACGGAACCTCAATCAGCGAGGTTTCCGGATCACCTCGCAAAACACTTTCCTTTAAATTATTCAGCCAGGGGCCTGGCTCGGCATTCATGGACTCCAAAACTTCTTTATCAATATTAGCGTGGGGCTTCTCCTGCAACGCAAAGCCGAGGCAGGGCACCCTATGTTCCAGAATTGCCGTGCGTACCATAAAGGCAGGATCATCCACAATCAACCCGTCGACAAAGGGTTCTTTTTTTTCTTCACAAAGTTTAAACCGTTCAATCGCCCTGAAGGTGGCTTTCAACAGTTCAGTTTTACATACTTCAACAACTTCGATGGTGAGTGATTCATCATACTGCTCAACCAGATTCCAGGTGAAACCTGCCAGTTTGCCCGCAACATTTTGAATGATAT
This genomic window contains:
- a CDS encoding ribonuclease Z yields the protein MKSAFQPSLINDPYGDPGLLVRFLLQKRALLFDLGDLSAVSNADLLKVSHVFVSHTHIDHFIGFDRMLRTLFGREQTLTIFGPENIIQNVAGKLAGFTWNLVEQYDESLTIEVVEVCKTELLKATFRAIERFKLCEEKKEPFVDGLIVDDPAFMVRTAILEHRVPCLGFALQEKPHANIDKEVLESMNAEPGPWLNNLKESVLRGDPETSLIEVPFKGKECARTENIPLGQLKNDLIEVFPGQKIGYVVDTVFNDRNKKKIVELVDSADIFFCESPFLADEEERGRQRCHLTSRQAGFLAREAGVKQLQVFHFSSRHKGCREQFYNEAQEAFQG